The [Pantoea] beijingensis genomic sequence GGTCACGGTTTTGATGTTCACGCGTTTGGTGGAGAAGGACCGCTGGTGATTGGCGGCGTGCGAATTCCTTACGAAAAGGGACTGTTAGCTCACTCTGATGGGGATGTTGCCCTGCATGCGTTGACGGATGCACTGCTAGGTGCTGCTGCATTAGGTGATATTGGCAAATTGTTTCCGGACACCGATCCCGCCCATAAGGGCGCTGATAGTCGGGGACTGTTGCGTGAAGCATGGAAAAAAGTTTATGCGAAAGGGTACAGGCTGGGGAATGTTGACGTAACCATCATTGCTCAGGCACCTAAAATGCTGCCGCATGTCCCGCAGATGCGCATTAATATTGCAGAAGATCTGGGCTGCCATATGGATGACGTCAATGTGAAAGCCACTACGACGGAAAAGTTGGGCTTCACCGGGCGCGGAGAAGGCATTGCTTGTGAGGCCGTTGCGCTTATTTTTAAGGCAGGTTCCTGATGGATATGCTGAATCTCACCCGGCTGTACGGCAAACCGGCAGCGAGCGGTAAGCTGAAGGCCAATCCTGAAGATTTTGTTGTCATCGAGGATCTTGGGTATCGTCCGGATGGGGATGGCGAGCAATTGCTAGTACGCATTCGCAAAAAGGGCTGCAACACACGTTTTGTGGCGGAGGCGCTGGCAAAATTTGTCGGAATTCACGCAAGGGACGTAAGCTTTGCGGGGATGAAAGATCGCCATGCTGTGACTGAGCAGTGGTTTTGCCTGCGTTTACCGGGAAAAGTGACGCCAGATTTATCGGCTTTCGATCTGGAAGGATGCGAAGTGCTTGAAAGTGGACGCCATCGACGCAAACTCCGCATCGGCGCGTTACAGGGCAATGCTTTTAAACTGGTGTTACGCAATGTTAGCGATCGTGCGGCGGTAGAACAGCGCCTGGAGCAAATCCGGGTTAATGGAGTACCTAACTATTTTGGTCTGCAGCGCTTTGGCCATTCGGGTAATAATTTGCTGCAGGCAACCCGCTGGGCTGAAGGTTCGATCCAGGTGCGCGAGCGTAGCAAGCGCAGTTTCTTATTGTCTGCTACGCGTAGCGCATTATTTAATTGGGTGGTCAGCGAACGTTTGGCACAGCAACATTCGCTTTGTCAGGTAATGAAAGGTGATGCATTACAGCTAACCGGGCGTGGCAGCTGGTTTGTGGCCAATGCCGAAGAGTCAGACATGCTGCAGCAACGCGTTCATCATAATGAACTACGCATCACTGCGCCACTTCCCGGCAGTGGTGAATGGGGAAGTCGTGATGATGCGCTGGCATTCGAGCAGCAGTGTTTGGTGGCAGAAACGCGGTTAATGGCATTACTTGAACGTGAACGCATAGAAGCAGCAAGGCGCGCGATGTTGGTTATTCCCGATCAGTTACGCTGGAACTGGTGGGATGATGCCACTCTTGAAATGAATTTTTGGCTCCCCGCAGGAAGTTTTGCCACCAGTGTGGTACGTGAGATCCTTGAACAACAAAGCGATGATGTAGAGATCTCGGAGTAAAGAAAACTTTTTTACATTTTCCCTTCAGATTAAATGATTCGGTTACTCGTTATCAGATTCCCTTTATGAACATGACCTGGAGCTTGTTGTGTAAATGAGCTCCACATTTTTTATCCTTTTATGTGAAGTTTCTCTCATTTTATAAAAACGCCACTTCTGAACGTAACTCCACGTTTTCTCCCTGATTCTCCATCAAAATGCTGTGTTTTTAATCAGTAAAAATCCGTTTTTATTTGATAAATTTATCTTATGTTTTTTTTGAGAGGTTCATCTTTTTGGCGTTGCTTTGGCTGAATTTTGAACTCATTAGCATTGCTGTACAATAATCATAAAACATACTTAATGAATTAATATTGTAAATATCAATAAGTTGAATCAATTTGTAATTTTTAGTCGTAAAAAATGTTAACTTAAGTGGGATTAATCTTGTTGAGAATTGGTTGTGGCGATCGATTGGATCTATATGATAGCCTGTGGCTATCATGATTTGAGTTTATGACCGATTATACCAATTTTTATTCTCTGAATTTAAAGAGTAATATTAAGTTACATTAACGATTGTGCCCCACGTATATGATTTACGTAGTAAATTAATTTCTTAAAGTTGATTTGTAAGTATTTTTTAATCATAGGGGGTAGATACATGAAAGATGGTAATGCTTATCTGTTTAGCTTTGAACCAATCTACACTGTTTCTGGCTCACTCTTTGCATTTGAGCTAATGACTCGATGCGCGGCTGTAGAAAATCCGAACGGATGTCAACAGGCATTGAGTGCAGGAGATTGCCAACGTTCTGTCACTCAGAAAATCACACTCTTTGAAGAGCAGATCGGTGTTATCAGCGATAGATTTTTTTCTGATAAGGACGCGCCCATTATTTCTGTCAATATTGACACTGACATTTCGAAATACATCCTGGGTAATTTATCAATGCGCAATATGCTGAAGAAAATGCCGAGATTACGATTTGAAGTTAATGAGGAAATCTTTCATCTCAACAGTACTGATGCAGAGAACTGGAAAAAAATTACACAATATTGTCCGGTTTGGCTTGATCGGTTTGGATTCGGAAATTCAAGTCTTATTACAGTAATTGATGGGCATTTCGAATATGTCAAAATTAGCAAGGATTTTTTCTGTAAGTATAAAGAAAGTACAGCTTTAAGAAAATTGCTGGATTATATCAAGCCTTACTGCAAGGGTATTATTGTAGAAGGCGCGGGAACTTCCTCTTTCAGAGATCTTTTAACCTCCCTGCAAATATTTGCATTGCAGGGAGGTTTTTTACTTATTGATATATAAATAAAAAACCGACTCCTGCCAGGGTTTGCTAAGTGGTTAACAAAGTAAAAGAAGATGCAAATATACATGTTTCTTATTTACCTGTTTCAGAACCATGGGATCACTATGCGCAAATTTTATTCCAATTTATTTTAGAGGGATAAGACAGATGAAAGCATTTCCAAAAATAAAGGATACGCCCTTGGGTATTCTTAATTATCTGCGTCTGGACTATCCCTAAGAAATTCTCAGTAAGACACAATATAAAGTTAATAACGTTGTGACAAAAAGAGAATGAAAAGTAGTCATTGTGCAGTGCAGTAAGTGTTTTCAATACAGAGTAAATGGACGTTTAGGTGATGGTGATTATTCCGGAACCGCTTAACTCAATCCTTGTTGGGAGTACAGGTTTATGAACAATATATCGATAACTGAGAAAGGTAGTGGCAACACTTCCAGTCTCAATGCTGAAGAGGTCAATTTAGATTCTCCCAGCATAGTTAAATTACAACTGGAAAGGCGCGATATTGCGTCTTTTAACCGATCTGGTAACGATCTCGTCGTTACTCTCCATTCTGGTGAAAAACTCGAGCTGAAAAATTTTTTCCTGGCGGATGCGCAAGGGAATACCAGCGATTTAGTATTGGAAGATGAACAGGGAGCGTTGTGGTGGGTACAGGATCCCGGGGCTGGATTCCATTTTGAGTCGATATCTGGCCTTGAAGATCTCATGATTGCGGGAGAAGGTTCTGGCTACACCGGGCCTTTGGCCATGGCTGCCGCTGGTGCGGTAGGCATCGCCGCAATGTTCCTTGGCGCGAATAATAGCGATGGTCATTCTAATACTGAAACCATCGACGATTCCGACAGCGATGCAGATTCTGACAGTGACGCAGATTCTGACGCTGACGCTGACGCTGACGCGGATGCGGATGCCGACAGCGACTCGGATTCAGATGCGGATGCGGACGCCGACAGCGATTCTGATTCTGACGCGGATGCGGACGCCGACAGCGATTCTGATTCTGACGCGGATGCGGATGCCGACAGCGACTCGGATTCAGATGCGGATGCGGATGCCGACAGCGATTCGGATTCAGATGCCGACGCGGATGCCGACAGTGACTCGGATGCCGATGCCGATGCGGATGCCGACAGTGACTCGGATGCAGATGCCGACGCGGATGCTGACAGTGACTCGGATGCAGATGCCGATGCGGACGCTGACGCGGACGCCGACAGCGACTCAGATTCAGATGCGGATGCGGACGCCGACAGTGATTCGGATTCTGACTCTGACGCCGATGCCGATGCCGATGCGGACGCTGACAGTGACTCGGATTCCGACGCGGATGCGGACGCCGACAGTGACTCGGATTCAGATGCGGATGCGGATGCCGACAGTGACTCGGACTCTGACGCCGATGCGGATGCTGACAGCGATTCTGATTCTGACGCCGATGCCGACGCCGACAGCGACTCGGATTCCGACGCGGACGCCGACGCCGACAGTGACTCGGATTCAGATGCGGATGCGGATGCCGACAGCGATTCCGATTCTGACGCGGATGCGGATGCCGACAGTGACTCGGACTCTGACGCCGATGCGGATGCTGACAGCGACTCGGATTCAGATGCGGATGCGGATGCCGACAGTGACTCGGACTCCGATGCCGATGCGGATGCGGACAGCGATTCTGATTCTGACGCCGATGCCGACGCCGACAGCGATTCGGATTCAGATGCTGATGCGGATGCCGACAGCGATTCGGATTCAGATGCTGACGCGGATGCAGACGCCGACAGCGATTCGGATTCAGATGCTGATGCAGACGCCGACAGTGACTCGGATTCTGACTCTGACGCCGATGCTGATGCGGATGCTGACAGTGACTCGGACTCTGACGCCGATGCGGATGCGGACGCCGACAGCGATTCGGACTCTGACGCGGATGCGGACGCCGACAGTGACTCGGATTCAGATGCGGATGCCGACGCCGACAGCGACTCGGATTCAGATGCGGATGCGGATGCCGACAGCGATTCGGACTCTGACGCGGACGCGGACGCCGACAGTGACTCGGATTCAGATGCGGATGCGGACGCCGACAGCGATTCGGACTCTGACGCGGATGCTGACGCCGACAGTGACTCGGATTCAGATGCGGATGCAGACGCCGACAGTGACTCGGATTCAGATGCGGATGCGGACGCCGACAGCGATTCGGACTCTGACGCGGATGCTGACGCCGACAGTGACTCGGATTCAGATGCGGATGCGGACGCCGACAGCGATTCTGATTCTGACGCGGATGCGGATGCCGACAGTGACTCGGATTCTGACTCTGACGCCGATGCGGACGCCGACAGCGATTCGGACTCTGACGCGGATGCGGATGCCGACAGCGATTCGGATTCTGACTCTGACGCCGATGCGGATGCGGATGCTGACAGCGATTCCGATTCTGACGCGGATGCGGATGCCGACAGCGACTCGGATGCAGATGCGGATGCGGATGCCGACAGTGACTCGGACTCCGATGCCGATGCGGATGCGGACAGCGATTCTGATTCTGACGCCGATGCCGACGCCGACAGCGATTCGGATTCAGATGCTGATGCAGACGCCGACAGTGACTCGGATTCTGACTCTGACGCCGATGCGGATGCGGATGCTGACAGTGATTCGGATTCTGACTCTGACGCCGATGCTGATGCGGACGCCGACAGCGACTCTGATTCTGACTCTGACGCCGATGCGGATGCGGATGCTGACAGTGACTCTGACGCCGACGCGGATGCAGACAGTGACTCGGACTCGGACTCTGACGCCGATGCGGATGCAGACAGCGATTCTGATTCTGACGCCGATGCGGATGCCGACGCCGACAGTGACTCGGACTCTGACGCCGATGCGGATGCAGACAGCGATTCTGATTCTGACGCCGATGCGGATGCGGACGCCGACAGTGACTCTGATTCTGACTCTGACGCCGATGCTGATGCGGACGCCGACAGTGACTCGGATTCTGACTCTGACGCCGATGCGGATGCGGACGCCGACAGTGACTCGGATTCTGACTCTGACGCCGATGCTGATGCGGATGCCGACAGTGACTCGGATTCTGACTCTGACGCCGATGCGGATGCGGACGCCGACAGTGACTCGGATTCTGACTCTGACGCCGATGCGGATGCGGACGCCGACAGTGACTCTGATTCTGACTCTGACGCCGATGCGGATGCGGATGCTGACAGTGACTCTGACGCTGACGCCGATGCGGATGCGGACGCCGACAGTGACTCGGATTCTGACTCTGACTCTGACGCCGATGCGGATGCGGATGCCGACAGTGACTCGGATTCTGACTCTGACGCCGATGCGGATGCGGATGCCGACAGTGACTCGGATTCTGACTCTGACGCCGATGCTGATGCGGACGCCGACAGCGACTCTGATTCTGACTCTGACGCCGATGCGGATGCGGATGCTGACAGTGACTCTGACGCCGACGCGGATGCCGACAGTGACTCGGATGCAGATGCCGACGCGGATGCTGACAGTGACTCGGATGCAGATGCCGACGCGGATGCTGACAGTGACTCGGATGCAGATGCCGATGCGGATGCTGACAGTGACTCGGATGCAGATGCCGACGCGGATGCTGACAGCGACTCGGATGCAGATGCCGATGCGGATGCTGACAGCGACTCGGATGCAGATGCCGATGCGGATGCTGACAGCGACTCGGATGCAGACGCCGATGCGGATGCTGACAGTGACTCTGATGCCGATTCAGACAGCGACTCAGATATACCCGGAGCGGTAGACGATAAAGCGACCCTTGAAATTGGCACCAGTGTTGAAACTACAGACCACGGTGCTTCATCGAAAAGTGGTTTCCTGCTGGCTAACCTCGGGCTGGGTGAAGTATTGGATGTGACGCTGATTGATTTGCAGAATCAGGCCACATTCTCGGTAGACGATAATGAATCGCGTAGCATCACGGTACAGGCGAGTGCGGGAGGGCTTTCAGTTCTGTCCACTTTTGACCTGTTTATCTACCGGTTCAATGAAGATACGCAGAAATATGAGCAGTATCAGCATCTCGATGACTGGTTAAGGGTTGTAGCAATTGGTGGCCGTTCGGAAGAACTGACGCTGACGCTACCTAAAGGAGATTATGTCTTCCTGCTGCAAGCCGATCAGGGACTATCGGTAGCAACGGGCTATACGTTGAACGTATTGGAAGATATCTCTCATACCGTAGAAACCTCTTCTGGAAGCGTGGACGGTAATGTTATTACCGGAGACAGCGAGGGAACAGGTGGTGATACCGCTCCTGCAGGCAGTGTCATTAGCAGTGTCAACGGCATAGCCATCAATGCTGACGGAACCACGGAGATTGAGGGTAAATACGGTACGTTAACGATCGATGCGCAAGGTAACTATACCTATACGCTTACGGAGGGTCTGCCGCCGTCCTCAATTACCGGGCCGGAAAACTTCAACTATGTCCTGACCGGCCCTGGCGGTCAAAACAGCTCGGCTACGTTGACTGTTGATCTGACACTTCCGGAAGTTCAGGCTGTTGACGATCAGGCGACGCTGGATGTCAGAACTGTTGTGGAAGAAACCGACCATGGCGCTTCAGCAAAAGCCGGTGTGCTGCTAGCCAACCTCGGTCTGGGGGACGTGCTGGATGTGACGTTAGTCGATCTACAGAATCAGGCACAATTCAATGTTGCCGATGATTCAGTGCGTACCGTGACGGTGCAGGCGAGTGCGGGTGGTCTTTCAGTACTCTCCACCTTTGACCTGTTTATCTATCAATTTAATGAGGATACGCAGAAGTACGAGCAATATCAGCACATTGATAACTGGTTAAGGATCCTGGCGGTCGGCGGTCGTTCGGAAGAGCTAACGTTAACGCTGCCTAAAGGGGATTATGTCTTCCTGCTACAGGCTGATCAGGGACTTTCGGTAGCAACTGGCTACGTGCTGAATGTTCTGCATGATGTAACCCACGCAGTTGAGACGAGCACTGGTTCTGTCGACGGCAATGTCATTACCGGTGGTGATGAGGGCATCGGAGGTGACTCAGGACCGGCAGGTACGTTAATTTCCACGGTAAACGATGTGGTGATATCACCGAAGGGTACCACGGAGATTGAGGGCAAATATGGCACGCTGACGATTGATGCACAGGGTAATTATACCTATGCCTTAACGCAGGGCTTACCCCCCTCCAGCATTACCGGGCCGGAGATCTTTAACTATGTACTGGCCGGTATTGATGGTTCAAAAAGCGCGGCAACACTGACGATCAATCTGGAACTGCCGGATATTCAGGCGGTAGATGATGTCGTCTCTCTGGAAGCCTCAGCACTACAGGTGGAGAGTGAGCATAGTGAGCCGGGGACCTCGGTAAGCTGGCAAAGTGCGCTGTTTAACTCAACAACCGGCACGGCGAGCAGTACGTTCCATATAGATGATGGTGTGGCGCTGAAGGATATGGCGTTGGGTATCAATATCAGTGGCGCTGCGCTCACTGGTGTGAACATCACTTATACCATCGCTGATGCGAACGGCACGGTACTTGTCACAAATACGGTCTCTGGCGGGACCTTACTTGGCAGCAATCCATCAATTTCTCTGGGAGGACTTGAGCTGACAGAAGGGGATTATACCCTGACGCTTAGCGGCAGAGTGGGGCCGCTGGCTATCGGTACGGTGACAATTTCCTCTACTGTGACCGGAACCGAAGTGGCGTTAAGTGAATTCCATACCGGTGATTCGATAACGGTCGAAGGGCATATCTTCGATGGTTCCGGTTCAGAGGGCATACCGGATGAAATTTCATCGCTGTACACCACTCTGACGATCACTGACGCCAATGGTACGGATACTACGCTGGTTCAAGAGGAGGGCAGTTCTACCGTCGATATTGCTGGTCACTACGGTACGCTGACGCTCAGTACTGATGGCAGCTATAGCTACAGTCTGAATGAAGGTATCAACATAGCGGATATTACGGAGAAAGAGGCGTTTAACTATACCCTGACGGCACAGGATGGCAGTACATCAAGTGCGACCCTGACGGTCAATCTTGACCTGACTATTGAGGGAAGTCGTCATGACGATACGGCAAGCAGCTCGGCTTATGATGATACTTTCACCTTAGGTGCGGGCAGTGACACGGTGATCTTTAATCTGCTGGATGCAGATGACGCAG encodes the following:
- a CDS encoding BapA/Bap/LapF family large adhesin, with translation MNNISITEKGSGNTSSLNAEEVNLDSPSIVKLQLERRDIASFNRSGNDLVVTLHSGEKLELKNFFLADAQGNTSDLVLEDEQGALWWVQDPGAGFHFESISGLEDLMIAGEGSGYTGPLAMAAAGAVGIAAMFLGANNSDGHSNTETIDDSDSDADSDSDADSDADADADADADADSDSDSDADADADSDSDSDADADADSDSDSDADADADSDSDSDADADADSDSDSDADADADSDSDADADADADSDSDADADADADSDSDADADADADADADSDSDSDADADADSDSDSDSDADADADADADSDSDSDADADADSDSDSDADADADSDSDSDADADADSDSDSDADADADSDSDSDADADADSDSDSDADADADSDSDSDADADADSDSDSDADADADSDSDSDADADADSDSDSDADADADSDSDSDADADADSDSDSDADADADSDSDSDADADADADSDSDSDADADADSDSDSDSDADADADADSDSDSDADADADADSDSDSDADADADSDSDSDADADADSDSDSDADADADSDSDSDADADADSDSDSDADADADSDSDSDADADADSDSDSDADADADSDSDSDADADADSDSDSDADADADSDSDSDADADADSDSDSDADADADSDSDSDSDADADADSDSDSDADADADSDSDSDSDADADADADSDSDSDADADADSDSDADADADADSDSDSDADADADSDSDSDADADADSDSDSDADADADSDSDSDSDADADADADSDSDSDSDADADADADSDSDSDSDADADADADSDSDADADADSDSDSDSDADADADSDSDSDADADADADSDSDSDADADADSDSDSDADADADADSDSDSDSDADADADADSDSDSDSDADADADADSDSDSDSDADADADADSDSDSDSDADADADADSDSDSDSDADADADADSDSDSDSDADADADADSDSDADADADADADSDSDSDSDSDADADADADSDSDSDSDADADADADSDSDSDSDADADADADSDSDSDSDADADADADSDSDADADADSDSDADADADADSDSDADADADADSDSDADADADADSDSDADADADADSDSDADADADADSDSDADADADADSDSDADADADADSDSDADSDSDSDIPGAVDDKATLEIGTSVETTDHGASSKSGFLLANLGLGEVLDVTLIDLQNQATFSVDDNESRSITVQASAGGLSVLSTFDLFIYRFNEDTQKYEQYQHLDDWLRVVAIGGRSEELTLTLPKGDYVFLLQADQGLSVATGYTLNVLEDISHTVETSSGSVDGNVITGDSEGTGGDTAPAGSVISSVNGIAINADGTTEIEGKYGTLTIDAQGNYTYTLTEGLPPSSITGPENFNYVLTGPGGQNSSATLTVDLTLPEVQAVDDQATLDVRTVVEETDHGASAKAGVLLANLGLGDVLDVTLVDLQNQAQFNVADDSVRTVTVQASAGGLSVLSTFDLFIYQFNEDTQKYEQYQHIDNWLRILAVGGRSEELTLTLPKGDYVFLLQADQGLSVATGYVLNVLHDVTHAVETSTGSVDGNVITGGDEGIGGDSGPAGTLISTVNDVVISPKGTTEIEGKYGTLTIDAQGNYTYALTQGLPPSSITGPEIFNYVLAGIDGSKSAATLTINLELPDIQAVDDVVSLEASALQVESEHSEPGTSVSWQSALFNSTTGTASSTFHIDDGVALKDMALGINISGAALTGVNITYTIADANGTVLVTNTVSGGTLLGSNPSISLGGLELTEGDYTLTLSGRVGPLAIGTVTISSTVTGTEVALSEFHTGDSITVEGHIFDGSGSEGIPDEISSLYTTLTITDANGTDTTLVQEEGSSTVDIAGHYGTLTLSTDGSYSYSLNEGINIADITEKEAFNYTLTAQDGSTSSATLTVNLDLTIEGSRHDDTASSSAYDDTFTLGAGSDTVIFNLLDADDAAGGNGTDNTWTDFSVADNDHIDVSKLLSGWDGSSADIGNFVSVEHTDSGDTVVSIDRDGAGDQFNSTQLITLEGVEVTLDELLQQNSSSSDA
- the ispF gene encoding 2-C-methyl-D-erythritol 2,4-cyclodiphosphate synthase — its product is MRIGHGFDVHAFGGEGPLVIGGVRIPYEKGLLAHSDGDVALHALTDALLGAAALGDIGKLFPDTDPAHKGADSRGLLREAWKKVYAKGYRLGNVDVTIIAQAPKMLPHVPQMRINIAEDLGCHMDDVNVKATTTEKLGFTGRGEGIACEAVALIFKAGS
- the truD gene encoding tRNA pseudouridine(13) synthase TruD: MDMLNLTRLYGKPAASGKLKANPEDFVVIEDLGYRPDGDGEQLLVRIRKKGCNTRFVAEALAKFVGIHARDVSFAGMKDRHAVTEQWFCLRLPGKVTPDLSAFDLEGCEVLESGRHRRKLRIGALQGNAFKLVLRNVSDRAAVEQRLEQIRVNGVPNYFGLQRFGHSGNNLLQATRWAEGSIQVRERSKRSFLLSATRSALFNWVVSERLAQQHSLCQVMKGDALQLTGRGSWFVANAEESDMLQQRVHHNELRITAPLPGSGEWGSRDDALAFEQQCLVAETRLMALLERERIEAARRAMLVIPDQLRWNWWDDATLEMNFWLPAGSFATSVVREILEQQSDDVEISE
- a CDS encoding EAL domain-containing protein, producing the protein MKDGNAYLFSFEPIYTVSGSLFAFELMTRCAAVENPNGCQQALSAGDCQRSVTQKITLFEEQIGVISDRFFSDKDAPIISVNIDTDISKYILGNLSMRNMLKKMPRLRFEVNEEIFHLNSTDAENWKKITQYCPVWLDRFGFGNSSLITVIDGHFEYVKISKDFFCKYKESTALRKLLDYIKPYCKGIIVEGAGTSSFRDLLTSLQIFALQGGFLLIDI